The Henningerozyma blattae CBS 6284 chromosome 9, complete genome DNA segment AGCATAgggaataaaatttaatattatgcATTAAAGCTTTAGAAAATCTTTGACGTCTAAATGTTTCTGGAACTGAATATTTCAATCCCAcataagaaattaataaaggTATAATTAACcagcaaataataaactctaaccaataaataaatagcCATTCCGATCGAAAGCTTGATGATTCGTCTATTATAGCATCATTAATATCCAGATTTGTCAAAATATTGGTCAACTGTTCTATTGAGTTTCCAGATGTTATGTTATTTTGTATCATACGTTTCACAAGTGaagatttttcattagataTGGTCATCAGCGTAGTAGTAGAATTTGTAAATTCATCACCAtcagatttattttttacagcagtagaaaatatatcagAAGGGAAGAGCCAAGCTGTagataatagtaatagcaTATTAACTAGTAGTACACTTAGTACTAGTGGTTCGGTGTGTCTATGTTTCTTAAAGGAAAAGTACCGGTTAATCATGGTTCCTGAGCATATCAGGGCAAGAATTGTCCCTAATACGCTAAAGAGGAgcattatattatatgttTAATGAGAATGCTATGAGGTGTTCAGTAAAAGGTTAGAATTGTTTGAACAATTATCTTAAATTtgcaatatatatattataagtATGCTTTACGATACAATAGTgatttgttttattaaattcacTTAATTCTTACAAGGTGTTATATTGATCAGGGTAACTTTCGCACAAATTCTCGAGCAAATGAGTTTCAAAAACAGTTAaggaaataatttaaaggtTTCTAAGCCAGAGGATTCAAATTGgtatattttgtaaatatgGTAATtggtttgttttttttatgttgTTTCATAATAAATTCTGGCAATGTCCTGTTTATTTCGATCTGAAATTCTCCAAGTCCCGTAAAGTCCATTTCCAAATTTCAGAAACAAAATTGTTCAATGCACCATCGTTTTTGCCTTACCCTAAATACACAGTGCACGTTAAACGAGTTCAGAACTGGTCTCAATGCTATATATGCAGTTTCCTATTTCTTAGACATATTTTTGGATTCttatttcaaatcaaacttacatcattaaattataaatataaaaacgTATATATTTTAAGGGTAATCGAAACAAAGTAGCGATAAATACCaaaaaaatctttcattaaataaatccTCCGGGTCCAAATTCTCCAGGTCTAAACCCACCAGAGCCAAATCCACTGGATCCAAATGCACCGCCACCTGGATTTCCTTTGCCAAATGGGTCTGACCAGCGTGCTCCTGGCATCCGTCCAACGTTACCTTGGCTATTAGCATCATCTTGTTGTCTTTGGAAATCTCTTAATGGATCAAATGACATTCCACCTGAGCCAGGTCCCATAATACCATTATTTGAAGGACGAGAGGTAGCTAGTGGATCTAAAAGATTTGGAATACGCTCTCCAGTAGGGTATAAATCTTTTTGACCATACCCGCTTGCTTGGGGCTGTGCAATATTCAAGCCAGGGTAAGGATTCTGTTGACTGGGGTTCTTTCCGCCTAACATTTCatattcatcatcaaaGTCAGGCATATCTGGTGGATTACCTGATGAATTGGTGGTGCGCGGTAATCCTTGCTGATCTTTGGAAATTGATATCTTTGGGTCAGTAACACCTGGAGTTAATGCCCTCTTCATGTATTCATGCTCTTCTAGTTTAGGTAAGGAATgattttctttcaattgaagTTTCTTTCTTACAATGTCAATAATATCAGAATGTCTCTTGTTGTGTAAATAGTTTATTATAGAGACTGgaaatttttcttggtctaattttaaatcatctttGTAATCCAAAACACCTTGGCCTAgagatttattatctttggCTTCTCCGAGGAATAACGAAAGAATGCATTGTTTTCCATCATTTATATTAAGACCAATAACACTAACAAACAAATCAGTACCGGCTAATAAAGTAGTTTCTACCTGGTTATTACCATCCTTAGACTCCcaattttgtattttccAAATCCTAATTTCACTTTCTTTGGGATCTAAAGCCAAAAGCGCAATTCTGATAGCTAAGCTTAATTTATCGCGGATTTCATCCATTTTCCAGTGTGAAAAGTTGATATTCTTGTGaattcaatatatatatacaccTAGATATGCGTGACAAGCgtttattctttttggTTCTGTTCTTGCAATTGCTTCATTTCTCTGAAATAACGTTATCTTTTTATCTGTTGATTTACCCCAAGTATTAAGGGCCCCGGCGGGGTTATAATTCCAGAAAAGGCTCATCACCATACTTTATAGGCATCTACTaaacaataattatatCTGTAAAAAACACGTTAGTTGAGAATAAATGCTAACAAAGTAGTGTTTTTTAATCAAGGAGGTTAGAAGAGCAAAAATGAATTCTGTGACTAGTGTGACTAGACCCTATTTACTTTTACGACCTgctattttccaaaatcaAACCCTACAGAAGGTTTCAGCAGGagcaaaaaaagaaacagcTGTGAATAATAGCAAGAAGGTCAATAGTAATatgttattaaaattaaatttaaagaagttCCCTAACTTATTAGGTCATTCAACAAGTAGGATCAACAGGTTGTATAATGAGGATGCATATTCATGTAATATCATCTCATTCCCTTCGCTTCAACAAGATGTAGATATTATGAGAACAGGAAAATCAAAAAACAACgatatctttaaaaataatagaattttaAACCTTTCAGTATTTGATGGTCATGGTGGCGAAGGCAGAGTTTCTAAATTGTTGGCAGAGAAACTTCATTTGCGTTTATCAACTGAATTACCAACCAAGAAGAAAttctttgatttattaaaagaatataagGATATAGTAGGGGGAGAATATTGGGAGGTATTGTATAAAAATAGGTTCAAATTTtatgataaatatataaaacatTGTAATACTAAAATAGATCTGGTGTTATTTGCTGATAAGGGgaaagaaaagaattcaaattccACTTGGGCAGAATCTCCAATAGGATCTAGGATGATTTTTGACAAATatggtaatattattgataagaCAAGTCTATTAACTGAATATCAAAGATTAAGATTCTACTACACGTACTTAAAATTTGACTTAGAAGAATGTTGTGGACACAAGAGGCATGGAAGCGTCACGAATAtcaatcaaaatatttatgatCAATTTGAACAGTTTCCTGGTGGTTCTACTGCaacttcaatttttctGACACCCTTCGATATCCAATCCAATAGATCGGTTATTCATGATGATTCCTTTATTGTAAGGCCAACCTCCCTTTTGAAATTGGTAGTAACTCAGATTGGAGATTCAAAAGCAATAATTTGTGATTCAAATGGTATTGCCCATAGTTTATCAAAACCTCATAATGCCTCATCAGAGagagaaattaaaagacTATATAAACAACCtgagaaaagaaaaaatttatctatTGCCAAAATGAAGACTGCTCCAATAATTGAACCAGAAGTAGAAACTGATTCATTCGGTGATAAACGCTTTTTGGATACATTTGCTAATACGAGATCGTTTGGTGATATTATTGCCAAGAATAAAGGATTGTCTGCTGAACCAGAGCTGTACTCCTATTTAATTGGCCCTACTATTGATTTACCACATTCTGAAAAGTCAAAACTACAATTTGGAGGTGATGaatgttttattatattaatttctgATGGGGTGTATAATGTCATACCTGATCAGGAATTAGTTGATTTAATCACTTCAACTGTAAATAATCGTGGTTTAAAGACAGCGACACCTCAATATATCACCGATgagattattaaatatgtaTACGCCATTGGTGGAAGGGACGCTGATAATGCAACATGTGTGCTATTAAGATTGCCTAATTGGGGTAATTGGCCATCGATTGATAGGACAGGTAAAATCAGAGAAGAAAAACTTATGCATACATTCTCTGGGGACCGGAACATGTCatgaatatattcttaTGATACCCGTTAGCTTATCTGAAggatttgaagaatttacgaaaatatattgcacttataataatattcctTGACTTAAACATCATTTCATATACtatcattttaaatttttattacattcttttatattacgaacttttttttagttattTATTGGTTGCAGCTAAGTTATATATTATGTATGCATAATtactattttaattaaaaatcaaatttactatcgcaaaaaaatataaaaagattACTTTTATATGATATACTACAGTACCTATATTCTATAAAAGATCAGTTATATCAAATATGCGTTTATAGACAAATGAGTAATTCTGATATATACTATATTCTATCAATTTCTATTGTTGTCTCAGAAGTGTCAGCAgcttattaattaatttttcgaTTGCTAatcttaattttaattcatcttcatttgaGCCACCACTTAATGCTAGCTTGATCAACacaatatataaatcaaaattaacTTTGCATATCATCATTCTGTCGTAATCAATATAACATTTGTTTTGAAAATCTTGGATGCTTTCAATTTGGTCCTTTAATACAGATTTTAAGATAGAACATTCTTCATTGCTTGAGAGTTGCTTTCTCCAAAAcgaaaatgatgaaaatcTACCTGTAGTgctgatattattattattactattatttaattttaagtTAGATAATTGGCCAGTCttactcttttttttaatggcCACAGGTAAACTATTAATCGATTTATTTCTAACAATAGtagtaattttttgttCAGATTCCTGTTCATGTTTTATCTTATCATTTCTAGGATCATGCAATAGAGTAGATGCAGGTAAGGCAGTAGTAGAAAATCCcattaatataattgttgagGTCCATTGAGCAATTGTCAGTCCATGAgccaaaataaaaattgctaatacaaatatacTGATATAATCGCATGCACCTGATAATGTATTGAAAATTggataaaaaaacaaatatatcgTATAGGTGATCGTAATAATTGGATTTTTCGTTTTCAATCTAGagtttttattagtataaAAGATTTTGTACAATGTCAAACTGGACAATATCAGGTTAATGAATAACGTAACGTAccataatttaaaatcattcGGACTTGAAAATAGAGATAATGTAGAACCAGACTTGGAGTGGTGAGAGTGTGGGATATTAGTTGCTATTTCTTCATGATTATTAGACTCAACCAATGACACGATAAATTCTTCAGCAATATGGAATAATAGATCTAGTCCAACAAAACATAATGATACAGCCAATGCAAAACTTATAAGAACAtcaattctatttaagCCTAATGGAAAGGTTAATGTTCCTGTTGACCATACCTCAAACTGAGATAGATTTTCCACTAAAATTATAGCAACTGAACCAAGAATATCATATGTAATGAAATGTGATAGAGTCGTAAAATTAGTCCATTCTTTAGAGTGACctaattgaaatattgcCAAGCaaagtattatttgaagt contains these protein-coding regions:
- the PTC6 gene encoding type 2C protein phosphatase PTC6 (similar to Saccharomyces cerevisiae PTC6 (YCR079W); ancestral locus Anc_6.353), with the protein product MNSVTSVTRPYLLLRPAIFQNQTLQKVSAGAKKETAVNNSKKVNSNMLLKLNLKKFPNLLGHSTSRINRLYNEDAYSCNIISFPSLQQDVDIMRTGKSKNNDIFKNNRILNLSVFDGHGGEGRVSKLLAEKLHLRLSTELPTKKKFFDLLKEYKDIVGGEYWEVLYKNRFKFYDKYIKHCNTKIDLVLFADKGKEKNSNSTWAESPIGSRMIFDKYGNIIDKTSLLTEYQRLRFYYTYLKFDLEECCGHKRHGSVTNINQNIYDQFEQFPGGSTATSIFLTPFDIQSNRSVIHDDSFIVRPTSLLKLVVTQIGDSKAIICDSNGIAHSLSKPHNASSEREIKRLYKQPEKRKNLSIAKMKTAPIIEPEVETDSFGDKRFLDTFANTRSFGDIIAKNKGLSAEPELYSYLIGPTIDLPHSEKSKLQFGGDECFIILISDGVYNVIPDQELVDLITSTVNNRGLKTATPQYITDEIIKYVYAIGGRDADNATCVLLRLPNWGNWPSIDRTGKIREEKLMHTFSGDRNMS
- the ZRG17 gene encoding Zn(2+) transporter ZRG17 (similar to Saccharomyces cerevisiae ZRG17 (YNR039C); ancestral locus Anc_6.357), which translates into the protein MMDGLSYDEKLYSGSSTPVMKAIKEEDISASPEKLYNTPPSKDPNKSFTSINEDIPVQPRPLFTSPTYSRPNSAFYASKEGNNSSSSIIYNPTFTFGDTETAGSVAISASETPKNGNIFNPGTVTPPRQPCSPATLGEERRQSLKYIPNPQLAPPTSRSRSPVRSHSPDHTSTRNKRSSLIFETPFTLGSAGTTNQNTPPSSATRTSFRKGHRYKHSSVSMNFFQEPEIKIPLNIAKSLPIPDFHDLMQNLVWPKAHFQFLLTILQIILCLAIFQLGHSKEWTNFTTLSHFITYDILGSVAIILVENLSQFEVWSTGTLTFPLGLNRIDVLISFALAVSLCFVGLDLLFHIAEEFIVSLVESNNHEEIATNIPHSHHSKSGSTLSLFSSPNDFKLWYVTLFINLILSSLTLYKIFYTNKNSRLKTKNPIITITYTIYLFFYPIFNTLSGACDYISIFVLAIFILAHGLTIAQWTSTIILMGFSTTALPASTLLHDPRNDKIKHEQESEQKITTIVRNKSINSLPVAIKKKSKTGQLSNLKLNNSNNNNISTTGRFSSFSFWRKQLSSNEECSILKSVLKDQIESIQDFQNKCYIDYDRMMICKVNFDLYIVLIKLALSGGSNEDELKLRLAIEKLINKLLTLLRQQ
- the FUB1 gene encoding Fub1p (similar to Saccharomyces cerevisiae YCR076C; ancestral locus Anc_6.349) encodes the protein MDEIRDKLSLAIRIALLALDPKESEIRIWKIQNWESKDGNNQVETTLLAGTDLFVSVIGLNINDGKQCILSLFLGEAKDNKSLGQGVLDYKDDLKLDQEKFPVSIINYLHNKRHSDIIDIVRKKLQLKENHSLPKLEEHEYMKRALTPGVTDPKISISKDQQGLPRTTNSSGNPPDMPDFDDEYEMLGGKNPSQQNPYPGLNIAQPQASGYGQKDLYPTGERIPNLLDPLATSRPSNNGIMGPGSGGMSFDPLRDFQRQQDDANSQGNVGRMPGARWSDPFGKGNPGGGAFGSSGFGSGGFRPGEFGPGGFI